A section of the Maylandia zebra isolate NMK-2024a linkage group LG8, Mzebra_GT3a, whole genome shotgun sequence genome encodes:
- the cdc42ep1a gene encoding cdc42 effector protein 4, which produces MNLQEKLSGLKGLVSHSHSKRRHKGDLTVDMISPPLGDFRHTMHVGRGGDVFGDTSFLSNHGGTANGNNGETDSVSSPDNKIGAFFSRTLRQIRRGSDSRPREASKDFSPPPPAISPIIKNAISLPRLDVDMPNGSPTTKVLFPSSQNTPEEKKSSYGLESGFVTLPRLSRSERQQPSISIPTSCSTNIHRGSLTDPSDIILSTCSASVETSDPCRTTAFSDSLPSLTSLDTFTFDLGPSLMSEVFSLIDGHPEERSHTWEGEEIGSACGLTAEGSEMDSLATISYVDSLLKEDCGSGKIPHGAQWEEEEGSAMESNGVGLSVKVPDVVMGSSERGMMGVRMESKRFQSATDVLARHYGAGLLKGQNRAETGDSEFMSQPRKKISYSYMDDEDEIKV; this is translated from the exons ATGAATCTTCAGGAAAAGCTGTCAGGTCTGAAGGGTCTGGTCTCACATTCCCACAGCAAGCGTCGCCATAAAGGAGACCTAACAGTGGACATGATTAGCCCTCCTCTGGGAGACTTCCGTCACACCATGCACGTGGGCCGCGGTGGCGATGTATTTGGGGACACATCCTTCCTCAGCAATCACGGCGGGACTGCCAACGGGAACAATGGGGAAACTGATTCTGTTTCCAGTCCCGACAACAAGATCGGAGCTTTCTTCTCCAGGACCCTCCGTCAAATTAGGAGGGGCTCTGATAGTCGACCCAGAGAGGCATCCAAGGATTTCTCTCCACCGCCTCCTGCCATTTCTCCCATCATCAAAAATGCCATCTCCCTGCCCAGGCTGGATGTGGATATGCCTAATGGAAGCCCCACCACCAAAGTGCTCTTCCCCAGTTCTCAAAACACGCCTGAGGAGAAGAAAAGCTCTTATG GTCTGGAGTCTGGTTTTGTCACCTTGCCTCGCCTTTCGCGCTCCGAGCGTCAGCAGCCGTCCATCTCCATCCCCACCTCCTGCTCCACCAACATTCACCGCGGCTCTCTGACCGACCCCTCTGACATCATCTTGTCCACCTGCTCCGCCTCTGTTGAAACTTCCGACCCCTGTCGCACCACTGCCTTCTCCgactcccttccttccctcaccTCCCTGGATACCTTCACTTTTGACCTTGGCCCCTCCCTCATGAGCGAGGTATTTAGCCTCATCGATGGCCACCCGGAGGAGCGCAGCCACACCTGGGAGGGAGAGGAGATAGGGTCAGCATGCGGGCTGACCGCTGAAGGTTCAGAAATGGACTCCTTGGCCACAATCTCATACGTGGATTCATTGCTGAAGGAAGACTGTGGGAGTGGAAAGATCCCACATGGGGCCCAgtgggaagaggaggaggggagcgCAATGGAGTCGAATGGAGTCGGGCTTTCTGTTAAAGTTCCTGATGTAGTGATGGGGTCTTCTGAGAGGGGAATGATGGGAGTAAGGATGGAGAGCAAACGATTTCAGAGTGCTACAGACGTGCTCGCTCGTCACTATGGTGCCGGCCTCTTAAAGGGACAGAACAGGGCTGAGACCGGAGATTCAGAGTTCATGAGCCAGCCAAGGAAGAAAATATCCTACAGTTATATGGATGACGAGGACGAAATTAAAGTCTGA